The DNA window CAGTCGACTTCAAGGCAGGCTTGGAACATGTAGTTCGTTTGGTCGAACCACCTGTTCTCGGCGCTTTGCATGATGAGGTCGAATCGTTTGTAGTTGACGATTCTCAGGTAGTGCGTCCGGAAGTTGTCGCCCTTTTTCCCCTTCGGGATCCGGTGCGACATGTTGACGCCCTGCGGGTCGACAAAGTCCGAGACAAGGTTCTCCTCGGGCTCGTAAGGGATTCTGACGGGGTCCGCAGGCGGTGGGGGCGGGTTCGAGGGTGAACCGCCTCCCCTGTTGGGGAAGCTGTGGTCGTCAGGGTCGCCGCCACAGTCGCATTCGTAGAGACCGGTGGGATCGCTGACCGTCGTGGGGTTGTTGCTGCTGTAGGTGTAGCCGTGCATCTGTTGGGCATCGGTGAGGTCCATGATCGGGTCGACGCTGATGAAGCGGCCGAGGCTCGGGTCGTATTCGCGGGCTCCGACGTGGGTCAGGCCGGTCGAGTCCATGGGCTTGCCGAGGAAGCCCTTGTCGTCGGGCCATTGGCCGCCTGCCTGGGTGGGTTGTGCACCGCGGGGTTCGCCGAAGGGCTTGGACTGGCGGCGGGTCGCGGTGAGGGTGGCGGCGTCGAGGGTGCTGGTGGGGGTGCCGTGGTGGTCGGCCGCCATGTAGGTGAGCGCGCTGGGCCCGTTGCGGACAACGGTGGCGCCGCCTGCGGTGGTGTAGTAGCGGGTGCCGACGACCGGGCCGTATTGGTCGGTGGCGGTGGTGAGTTCGTCGGCGCCGACGTAGAGGGTAGTCTCGCCGGCCTGGCGACGGATGATGCGCTGGCCGTCGGCATCGTAGAGGTATTCGCTGCCGCCGGTCGCGGAGGCGACCTTGGCCAGCTTGTCCTCTTCGTTCCAGGTCAGGGTCTGGAGGTTGGCGTCACCACCGGGCCGAGTCTTGGTGTTGCCGGCCTGGTCGTAGGTCATGCCGGTGGTGACGGCCTCGCGGGTGCCGGTCTTGACGGTGATGGTGTCCAGGCGGTGGGTACGGTCGGTGGGCTGGGTGCCGGGGTGGTAGCCGTACTCCGTGGTGACGTTCTTCGTCGGGTCGTCGGTCGCGTCGTGGTCGACGAGTTTGGTGCGGTTGCCGACCACGTCGTAAGTGAAGGACTGCCAGTACGGGTCCGGGCCGCCGACGGTCGTCGCGGTCGGGGTCTGGGAGACGCAGCCGCCGATGCCGGGGACGCTCGGGGCCGGCAGGGCGGCGGTGCCGGTGGTGTCCGTCCAGGCTTCCTTGAGGCGACGTCGGCCGTCGTAGGCGAAGCACTGGGTGTCCGTGGTGTTGTTGTCGCGTTTGGTGCTGATGGAGGTGACGTCGCCGTTGGGCTTGTAGGTGTAGGACGTGGCGTCCACGCTTGCGGTGGTGCCGGTCTCCTTGTCCCACTTCGTCGACAGCAGGCGGCCGGTCGCCGGGTCGTAGGCGGTCGTCATCGCCGCCTGGCGCGGGGTCGAGCCCAGGACGGCGCGGATGTTGCGGCCGAAGGGGTCGTAGTCGGACCAGTTGAGGTAGGAGTCCTTGGTGCTGCTGCCGAGCGCGCCCAGTTGTCCGGTGGGCTTGTAGATGTAGTTGAGGTTCTCGGCGGGCAGTCCGCCCCGGGCGGGCAGGATCGAGTAGACGGGTCGGCCGGTGACGCGTTCATAGAGGGTCTTGGTCTCGTAGGTCCCGGCGAGTTTGCCCTCGGTCGCGGGGACGGTCAGTCGGGTGCCGGAGGGCCGGTAGGAGCCGGTGTCGAAGCCGGTGATCTCCGAGACGTACTTGGCGCCGGACGCGCCGCCGACGTAGCGGGTGGAGCCGTCCGCCTGACCCTTGGCATAGCGGTCGTAGGACCACGACGCAAGGAGGTTCTCCGGGGTCGCCGACGCGCCCTTGTACAGGCCGGTCTTGCGGCCGAGGTCATCGTAGGCGTACGTGAGCTTCTGGCCGCCGGCGTCGGTGGTGGAGGTGATCCGGCCGACCTTGTCGTAGGCGGTGTCCGAGGGGCCCTTGTCCGGGTCCTCGACGTGGGTCTTGCGGCCGAGGAAGTCGTAGGTGTACTCCCACTTGTTGCCGCCGGCGTCGGTGACGGTCTTCAGTTCCTCGCGCCCGTTGTACGTGTAGGTGATCTTCGAGTAGTCGGTGCCGGTGGGGGCTCCGCCGTTGTACTCGCGCAGTTCCTGCGGCTTGCCGCGGGCGTCCGAGATCACCAGGGTCGCGGTGCCGCTGGCGGGGGGCGTGGTGGCGATCCGGTCGGCGCCGGCGTAGGAGGTGCGGGTCTCCCACTGGTTGACCGACAGCGACGTGAACGACTCGACGGTCTTGCGGCCCATGCCGTCGTAGACAGTGGCGTTCTGCGCGGGGACCTCGTTGTCGTTGGCGACGAACACCGTCTTCGTGGGTGCCGATGTGTCGTCGTAATAGGGCTGGTTGGTCTTGAGGACGCGGCCGAGGCTGTCGTGGAACGTGTCGGTGACCACCCGGCCGGTGGCCTGGTTCTGGGTGCTGCTCTGGGTCTGGCGTTCCTGGAGGAACGCGCCCAGGAGTTGGCGCGAGGTCGCGTAGCTCTTGTCGACGCGCTTCGTCTCGGTCGTCACCACCGACGGGGCGTTCTTGTTCACCTCGTACGCGAAACGCACGTCGGCGTCGCCCGTCTTCGGGTGGCCGGGCTTCCACACCGCCAACAGACGCCCGAGCGCGTCGTACTCCTGCTCGACCACCAGCCCGTTGACGTCGACGGCCTTGACGGGCAGGTTGCGGGAGCCGGCCGTCTCCAGGGTGGTGGTCCAGCCCTTGGGGTCGGTGGCGATCGTCTTCGTCGGCATCGCCCCTGTGGCCGGCTCGTAGACGGTCGTGGTCGCCTTGTTCTCCGCGTCGGTGACCTTGGTCGCGCGGCCGTAGGCGTCGTACTCGGAGGTGGCGGTGGTCAGCCACTCCGGGGTGCCGTCCGGTTTGTACGCGGTGGCGGCCTCGGTGGCGGTCACGTCCCCGATCGCGCCGACCTGGCCCAGGGGCAGCTTGTCGTAGGAGGTGCGCGAGAGCGCGTATGTCGATGTCGCGGTCGCCGGTGTCTCGCAGTCCCCGGTCACGGAGACGACCTCGGTCGGCTTGCCGATGATCCACGCGGCGGTGTTGTGCGCGTACGTGGTCCTGGTACAGAACGGGTCGAGTCCGTCGGCGAAGTCGGCGACCGCCGTGGGCAGACCGTACGTGCTCTCGTGCGTCGTTTCCTTGCGGGTCTGGCGCCAGGTGTCGTCGGCGAGCAGGCTGCGTGTGCGGGTCAGGTCGGTGCGGGTCATCCGGGCGGTGAGGTCCGGCAGGCCACGGGCGCGTTTGTGGGTGGCCGCGGCCTCGGAGATCCACGGCCTGTTGGAGGTGGTCGCGACGATCTTGTTTCCGACGTCGGCGCCGTCGAAGGTCTGGGTCTCGTAGCCGAAGCCCTGGAAGGCGTCGCGGTCGGTGATCACCGTGCCGGCGGAGTCGGTCACGCTCACCGCGCGTTTGGTGCCGTCCTTCTTGACGTCGCCGTCCATGCCGCGCAGGAACAGGGCCTTGGACTGGGTGATCCTGTCCGGGGCGACGCCGGAGCGGGTGATCACCTCCGCGTAGCCGCGGAAGTCGTTCCACGTGCGGCGGTCCTTGGACTTGGGCCTGGACGCCTCCTTGTCCTCGGTCAGTTCGGAGTCGTCACGGTGCCAGGCCGCACCGCCGAGGTATTCGTAGCGGGTGGACTTGTCCGGGGCGTGGGTCGTCGGGTCCTGTTCGGTGACCTCGGCGACGGTGTACTTGTGGAACCAGTGCAGGACCGGGTCCGCGTCGCCGTAGCTCCACCAGACGGGGTAGCACGCCTTGGTGTTGGCGTCCGGGGTGGGCAGGTTCGCGGTCGTGCACTCGGGCGGGTTGAACCGGAAGGTGGTCAGCCCGCCGGTCTCGTTGGTGATCGTGGTGATCCGGCGGCGGTTCATCGGCGGCGCCATGTCGCCGCCCGCGTCGACACGGTTGGGCATGAACGTGCCGGTGAAGTCGACCGACGGCATGTCGATCTTCTTCGAACCGTCGTAGCCCGTGCGGGTGATCGACTTCAGCCACAGCGTCGCGGTGGAGCCGTCACCGGGGTCGGGGTAGTCCTGGTCCAAGACGTACTCGTCGACGGTCTGAAAACCGGAGCCGACCAGGACCTGGGTGGTGATCTTGGTCAGGCGACGGGTGGAGAAGTAGGTGGGGCTGTACTGCTCGCACGTGCCGGTCGCCGCGCACACCTTGTCGACGGGTACGTCCGGCCACTTGGCTGCGTTGGCCTTGGTCATCTTCGCCGGATCGCAGTCGAACCCGTCCTTGACCAGGCAACGCTCCGCCGTGTCGAAGACGATCTGTGCGGTCGGCTGCGAGGCATCGGTCAGCTTCGAACCGTAGGTGATTCTCGCGAGGGTTCCGCCGCGGGTGTACTCGGTCCGGGTACCGGACCCGACCAGGATCGCGCCGCGGGTGTAGTTGTTCTTCTCCTCGTTGTACGAGAACGTGACCAGACCGCCGCGGGTGTCCACGACGTGGTCCAGGTTCCAACGCCACGCCTGCGGGCACCAGGACGCGTCGAACCCGGACGCCTTGTTGCACGGCTCGCCCGCGTTGTTGCCGTAGACCGGGGCGGTCCACGTCGAGTTCGTCGCCGGGCCGGTGTTGCCGACGCCGGGCTTGTGGCCGACGCCGAAGAAGTACTGGACTCCGTTGGGCGTCGTCAGTTTCCAGTGCTCGCCGTCGTCGTCGCCATTGCTCGCGCCGGTGAGGAGTTCGATGCGGGAGCCGTCGTCGTTCGCCAGGCGCCACGCCTTGGAGACGTCGTCACGCAGCAGCGTGGAGGAACTGCCGTTCAGGGACAGAATCAGCGAGTTCTGGTCGGACCAGCACTTCTCGCCGGACTTGTCCTGGCCGTCCCGGGCGCACGTCTGGTAGGAGCGCTCCACGAAACCGGGCGCGTACTCCCAGCCCTCGCCGATCCACGACGCCT is part of the Embleya scabrispora genome and encodes:
- a CDS encoding RHS repeat-associated core domain-containing protein, producing MGGARRRETLVVSGELPKTKPVGGSKAPKSDVRRPAGDGHGSWKPGKVVWPEPLTAETVPAAESTAPRASGFSALYATPTDGRVAGGPVRVTTPAASPAPFVNRAAPVASGMTAAPAKVKVTVADRATADKAGVDGVVLSVARADGRTDAGRVTVSLDYAGFRDAFGADWSTRLRLSTLPECALTTPEQAQCRVKTPLETSRNNAATRSVTAAVDLPAANPGVSGRMVLAATAADAGPSGDYTATSLTPSGAWTAGGNSGTMNWSHPIAVPTAVGGTAPQINLVYNSGQIDGKGTSTNNQASWIGEGWEYAPGFVERSYQTCARDGQDKSGEKCWSDQNSLILSLNGSSSTLLRDDVSKAWRLANDDGSRIELLTGASNGDDDGEHWKLTTPNGVQYFFGVGHKPGVGNTGPATNSTWTAPVYGNNAGEPCNKASGFDASWCPQAWRWNLDHVVDTRGGLVTFSYNEEKNNYTRGAILVGSGTRTEYTRGGTLARITYGSKLTDASQPTAQIVFDTAERCLVKDGFDCDPAKMTKANAAKWPDVPVDKVCAATGTCEQYSPTYFSTRRLTKITTQVLVGSGFQTVDEYVLDQDYPDPGDGSTATLWLKSITRTGYDGSKKIDMPSVDFTGTFMPNRVDAGGDMAPPMNRRRITTITNETGGLTTFRFNPPECTTANLPTPDANTKACYPVWWSYGDADPVLHWFHKYTVAEVTEQDPTTHAPDKSTRYEYLGGAAWHRDDSELTEDKEASRPKSKDRRTWNDFRGYAEVITRSGVAPDRITQSKALFLRGMDGDVKKDGTKRAVSVTDSAGTVITDRDAFQGFGYETQTFDGADVGNKIVATTSNRPWISEAAATHKRARGLPDLTARMTRTDLTRTRSLLADDTWRQTRKETTHESTYGLPTAVADFADGLDPFCTRTTYAHNTAAWIIGKPTEVVSVTGDCETPATATSTYALSRTSYDKLPLGQVGAIGDVTATEAATAYKPDGTPEWLTTATSEYDAYGRATKVTDAENKATTTVYEPATGAMPTKTIATDPKGWTTTLETAGSRNLPVKAVDVNGLVVEQEYDALGRLLAVWKPGHPKTGDADVRFAYEVNKNAPSVVTTETKRVDKSYATSRQLLGAFLQERQTQSSTQNQATGRVVTDTFHDSLGRVLKTNQPYYDDTSAPTKTVFVANDNEVPAQNATVYDGMGRKTVESFTSLSVNQWETRTSYAGADRIATTPPASGTATLVISDARGKPQELREYNGGAPTGTDYSKITYTYNGREELKTVTDAGGNKWEYTYDFLGRKTHVEDPDKGPSDTAYDKVGRITSTTDAGGQKLTYAYDDLGRKTGLYKGASATPENLLASWSYDRYAKGQADGSTRYVGGASGAKYVSEITGFDTGSYRPSGTRLTVPATEGKLAGTYETKTLYERVTGRPVYSILPARGGLPAENLNYIYKPTGQLGALGSSTKDSYLNWSDYDPFGRNIRAVLGSTPRQAAMTTAYDPATGRLLSTKWDKETGTTASVDATSYTYKPNGDVTSISTKRDNNTTDTQCFAYDGRRRLKEAWTDTTGTAALPAPSVPGIGGCVSQTPTATTVGGPDPYWQSFTYDVVGNRTKLVDHDATDDPTKNVTTEYGYHPGTQPTDRTHRLDTITVKTGTREAVTTGMTYDQAGNTKTRPGGDANLQTLTWNEEDKLAKVASATGGSEYLYDADGQRIIRRQAGETTLYVGADELTTATDQYGPVVGTRYYTTAGGATVVRNGPSALTYMAADHHGTPTSTLDAATLTATRRQSKPFGEPRGAQPTQAGGQWPDDKGFLGKPMDSTGLTHVGAREYDPSLGRFISVDPIMDLTDAQQMHGYTYSSNNPTTVSDPTGLYECDCGGDPDDHSFPNRGGGSPSNPPPPPADPVRIPYEPEENLVSDFVDPQGVNMSHRIPKGKKGDNFRTHYLRIVNYKRFDLIMQSAENRWFDQTNYMFQACLEVDCDRDFASFLMHQKWDAQIAAGQAFDGLGPLVLPGGPVAGKGAKGPKAPDCGHSFIPDTEVQMADGSTKPIQDVQPGDVVLSADPESGETSPRTVVASITTEDDKEFAEITVKTDDGDASVLATTNHPFWVPDLKQWINAGDLRPGQGLQTPEGTQVQITATRTLSRGLRTHDLTVDGDHTYYVGVGSVATLVHNCGESIYEAGGKHKPTSTKTSRGENSAEPKNGQAALDNSVQVKPTSTRRVGVDKENGQIVVIDLTIERRCDCGAAQGGTNSVYHGHVRTWDSLNDDMQSALKRAGLVDKRGRLT